GGATATATTCTGGGAACCAATCCACAACCTCCTCGACATCTTGCAGGTAATGTTTCCAATCCTGCATTCTTCACATGGCTGAGATTTGATCAGTTTCTAATGCATTGGTTAATGAACTCTGCCACCGAGGCTATGCTGGGTCATGTCATCAACTCTCAAAACTCTGCTAAAATATGGACTATTTTTGAACAATTGTTTGCTACAAGATTGAGAGCCAGATTGCTCAGATCAAGGCTTGTTGCAATCCACCAAGAAAGGTTCCTTATCCATTGATGAATATATCCTGAAAATGAAGCAATTCAGTGACACTCTTGCTGCTTCTGGTCAATCTCTCTCCGATGATGATCTAATTATGTACATTATTGGAGGATTAGGTGCTGAATATGAGGCAGTCGTTGTCAATCTCACTTCAAGATCCGAGAATCTGACTCTCCAAGAAGTACAACTTATGCTCCAAAGTCAAGAAATGAGGATCAACCAGCAAACTACAGAATCGCTCACCAATGTTTAACCTAATCTTGCTAACATGTCACTGAACAACAACAATCGAGGTTCTCACAGTTATGGTGGCCGTGGTTATCGTGGATCAAGCAGAGGTGAAAGAGCAGGCAACACCAACTATGGTGGCAGAGGTAAAGGATCAAATAGACCCATATGTCAACTTTGTGGCAGAACAGGTCACACGGTTGTGAAATGTTTTCACAAGTTTGATATTAACTTTACAGGACCACCAGCTGAAAATGGAGCTTCAATTTCCACCACCCCAACTGAAAATCGCCAAGCTCACATCTCACAAACCACCACAAGTCAAGATTTGTCAACTTCTTGGTACATTGACAGTGGTGCCGCGCACCATATGACAAACAATTCAGACAATCTCACCTCCTCTTCAGATTACAAGGACAAAGCCAAAGTGATTGTTGTCATAAGCCTTTTGAAAATCTAGCTTGATCATACAATAAGGCTTAGAATTCTTCCTTTCGTAATATCGCAcaaaatcttgaaaaatcatgaTGTTATGGGCAATAAACCTACCTTGCACAAACCATCCCTGATTAGGAGATGTTAGTGAAGGTAGAAACTGGCTCAGTTTGGAACATATCATCTTATAAGTAGCAACTTTGTACAGTACATTACAACATGCTATTGGCCTGAAATTGCTAACATTTTTTGGGTAAGGAACTTTCAAAATCAGTGTCAAGGTTGTGGTATTGAGCTCCTTTAGAAGCATGCCTAAATGCAAGAAATCTAGTACTTCCATACAAACATCCTCTAGCACTAAATCCCAATTatctgttggaatatgttttaccagtatctagatttactaccatgtatgttgtttaacatcctaaatatgaatttctaaaataatgtaaataaacacatataaaatttgagaaatcttacagtggttacagcggaattaaatgactcattccgcttagatctctaacccttgtatcctttctgtagcagagtatcactaagatttgagcccgaaactccttctcttgaatttggattcttcacagtcttacacactatgattgaggaccaacttgttatgtgtgggcatgtactcaatcactaatggctgaattttGGTTTGTGAAGAAGAGGCTATGgtgtttcgaattgaagaagaagaaaaggaagaGCCCTCATCaacctagagagaaaactaggtttttagctttggaggcattagttggataatgagatcATATCCTTctttttatactattcttcaataaggttagggctgaattattaggaataaaaaattgataaaaatagagtaaaattGACCCCTAATGGCCGACCACATAGTGGGTCCTACATTAGTTTGGgctttgtcatttttctcaactattttatctatttttttttctcaaataccactttttacaacttcaaccctataaatgccaaaactatttatttaataattaaaataactatcaaataaaattatcatttataatatttattaattagactccataaagtctcttaattaataaataaaccccaaaatactatttcttcacaatcaagccatatcttagtgaaaaaattcataaactagacatagtctagttttagaattataattgattaactaaaatcaattaactgagtcttacaagtattttttctcaactagtatggggaccatgggcctatataaccgagcttccaataagcagatctagaatttacaaagtaaatccactaacttattaattcctcattgcatccaccatagaacttggaattgtactctcagttacatagaacgctctatatgttccacgatatagatacaccattaattatccattgttataatcccaataatcactgatcctctatagatgatctacattgcataaggacaaaattaccgttacaccctttcaatgtattttatcgttaaaatacttggccacctataaatgatattttagtgaactaatataatcactaaaatgagtgctctatcaattatttttatttagcctagctcgaaggaaatcatcgtttcacttctatgtctggatagaagctatagattccatatctatgattagcgctcccactcaattgtactattgtgttcccaaaatgtacgtatcaccctgaccaaaaattaggcttaactaacaaattaaagaacacaaataacactcttgagatcgaacctaaccatgtcaggattaagatcatttgatctaggatcaactaggtgatattgaattgaatagatattacggtaaatttatcatatctaatccaagttcaatatcggtcccttccaatgtatactccatacatccgatactggtaaactttgacaatgccctggaaaagacataacacttatccaaggtgtaagtatacctatcgttgattatcatgccagtctaaattcagtaaactgacaaatcaggaaattaaacttttgaacaaataatcatgattatatttcactgtgctgacaacactataatcatgaacaaatacatatgttctggacttaacagaattcatacattaaatgtaaacatgaaataaatcatgtgaaccatgcaacataaaatgatttctaatctttattaattagtaaatctgattatattgaaataggttttatttagggcacaaaacccaacattatcTTGGTAGAAATAGGCCCCAAAACCATCAAGTCCTGGAGCCTTACTCCTAGGAATGGAAAATATGGATTCCTTGACATCTTCCTTATTGTATTCTCGCAAGAGAAAATCTGCATCTTCAGCTCTTAAAATCGGCCCAAATGAACATTCCCCCTAAAACCCTCTTCCTATTCTGCATTTTAGTACTAAGCAAATGTTGGTAGAATTGTAAAAAAGCATAAAAAATTTCTATTGAATTGTACACCCAATTGCCTTTCATGTCCTGAATCGAGTAGATATGATTTTGTACCCTCCTTTGCCTTATGCTTGCATGGAAAATTTCTGAATTTTCCTCTCTCTCCTTAACCCAATGTAGCTTTGCTTTTTGATGTAGGAAGGATAGATATATTGCTCATTGTATTTCTTTTTGGCAGCTCTTTCTTTGTCAATAAGGACCTTATCCATAGGATCTACTTGGATGTTGCTATAACCATGTAGAGTTAGTTGGCgtaaaactcatttcagactCTCGATCTTCTGGACCACCCTATATATAGCTGTTCCTAAGTGAAAATTATTCCATTTCTCTTTTAAAACCTCATCAAACTTCTCTAGTTTTTACCACAttctaaaaaatcaaaatgcttTCTTCCCCTCGGTCAATTCAAGATACACTATAATAAATGTTGGAGTGTGATCAAACAAGCTTTCATTCATAAAAATAACTTCAGTCGAAGTGTACTTATCTAGCCAAAATTAGTTTGCCAAAACACAAtcaatttttgaataaacatgCTCCCCTTGCTCTTGTTTATTATTCCAAGTGAAAAAGAAGCTTGTGTATTTTACATCTTCCAACTTTCATCATTCAACACAATCACGAAAAGCTGTTGATGATCATCACTTGCGCCTTTTTCCTAACTCTCTTTTCTGTCTTAAGAATATCAttaaaatctaaaattaatcACGGGATATTAATGTTGGCTGCCAATTGCTTTAGATCTGCCCATAAAGGTTCTCTCTCATTAGCATTATAAAAAGGATAGACAAAGGTGATAAGAAATACCTCCTTAGTCGCAATCGTGGTTGCTTCCAAAATGCATACGTTGATTAGTGAAAAATTGaatattaatagaaaatatatttgaatTTCAACTAATCAAAATATGTCCATTGTCACACCGTACATTATTAGAAGAAAAGAACCACCCTAAAAATATTCGAACATATGAGGCCCCCAAGTTATGAGGTCTTATCCTCATTTCCAAGAGACCAAAAAGCCCCACTTTCATATTATCAACTAATTTCTTGACTTCCATTTGTTTCTGAGACTTATTGAGCCCTCAGACATTCCATGCCATTATTCTATCCATTACCAAGAGGAGGATCTCCCCCTCAATTAGTAATGTCTCCCCCTCGTTCCATCTCGACAACCTTGAGTTTCCATAAGCATTGAACACTTTCCAACTTTTCCAAGaacttgaaaattatttccaagtttAGTTGGTGTGGCTACCATACTCTTAACGTTTCCTCAATTTCGTACCATTAAATTCCTTTCTTGATCTACTTCCACATTTAAATCCACCTTAACttccttttctaattttttctcaGGAACCCATATAGCTCGAACATGGTCATTCTccacattcttcttcatacaATCATTCGTAGAGTGCCCCAATCCTTTGCAATGATTGCAAAGTATCAGTTTCCATTCATTATGTAACTTATAACCATCAATTCTTCATCCCATTCATTCTTGAATGAGACTTCCTCAAGAAATTCTTGATTCAATCCAACTTCAATCATAATCTGAGAAAAATTAAAAGgctatttctttttcatgaagtCATCTAGCATAATCAGTTTCCCAACTTGCCCAATGATTTTGAAAAGAGCTCTCTCACTCCAATCCTTAAATCCAATTCATGAATTTGGACCCAAGTTGGAGCATAATTCACATTCTCCTTCTTGAAGTTCACTGAAGCATCCCATGCTTTCATTACAATGGGCTTCTTATCTAGGAAAATAAAACCATTAGTCAAAATTCAATCTCTGGTTTCCTCATCCACAAATCGCACAATAAACACACCATTAGAAATCAGTCAAACCTTATCCACTTTTTCTTTCCAAACTCTTCTTATAAAACTAGCAAAAACACATATAGGAGGGTTAGCTCTAAGAACATAACATACCAAAGTAAAGCTCCAAAATTtaatctcattagaaatatcatcCATTTCAATCTTAACTCCATTACCTATATTGTGTATATTTTCGTTTCAGTTCTAAAACATAGAATTCAGATTTTGCACCATTTTTCCAGATATCAAGATTGGGGGAATAACAAAGGTACCTAAAATTAAAGCATCCTCACAACGAGCAGACGCTTCCATGAAGTAGAAAAAGTCTTTTCAAATGTTTTCTTCTCTTTGAATCTGCCAGAGGAACGCGTGTGGAGTGAGCACCAACTCATCaaactcttcttcttcaacatcCAGATCTAGTTCTAAAATGTTAGGCAAATCCACACCTAAAAGTTTTCTTCATAACGTCTAACGACGTCAAACCTTGCTTCTTGGCACTCGGAGCCACCACTTTCTTCAATCGCCCTTTCTTCTTTGCACCCTACACCATAGCATAGCAGTCCTAATGAGAGAGATTGAGAGGAGAGAGAAACTCTCTTTTGATTTATTTcgataaaaatgattattagtgCTTGAAAACTACGTTTTCTCTCCATGTGTCTGATTGAAAAGTGATAGACAACGGTCCTGGCTTCTTccctgtgaaatttcataatttttcgTGATGTGTAGGGTGATATTTTCAGAGAACACTAACGATTGTAAGTGTAAGAAAAAAACGtgttaaaatttaccctaaaaagaagaatatattCAATATTTGAATTAGGGGGCTATTTGAACCAAATTTAACGTGAAACCTATCTACTTactcatgtcttagtagtatgaATTCATTATACCTAGCGGAGAAAAATATTCTGAGATGGGTCCGAACCACATTTCACAAAAGGGTATCACTGTTAGAATTGTGAGATTTTTCCTATGTCAATAAAAATTATCATTAGTTCTTAAAAACTACATTTTCTCTCCACGTGTCAAATAAAAAAGTGATAGACAACAGTCTTAGCTTCCTCCATGTATAATTTCACGATTGTTTGAGATGTGTATGctgagattttaagagaacactaacgagtgtaagaacaagaaaaatacttattaaattttatcatgaaaagaagaacatttttaaatttttttattaaggggtcattttaacaaaatttaacgTGAAACCTATCTACATATTGATGTCTTAGTAGTATAAATTCATTGCGCC
This region of Cannabis sativa cultivar Pink pepper isolate KNU-18-1 chromosome 7, ASM2916894v1, whole genome shotgun sequence genomic DNA includes:
- the LOC133029253 gene encoding uncharacterized protein LOC133029253, whose amino-acid sequence is MSLNNNNRGSHSYGGRGYRGSSRGERAGNTNYGGRGPPAENGASISTTPTENRQAHISQTTTSQDLSTSWYIDSGAAHHMTNNSDNLTSSSDYKDKAKVIVVISLLKI